A single genomic interval of Rhododendron vialii isolate Sample 1 chromosome 3a, ASM3025357v1 harbors:
- the LOC131318373 gene encoding uncharacterized protein LOC131318373, which yields MNRWSVIQSRVNKYSDCVCAIERNRTSRYNVEESIGAANQSYYNSEGHHFKWDGCWLLLKDSPKWLNYRGKQVSKKQKTAHTNVEGFNVDLHQTIDSSTPATTPSSNAGSGSLDDENSPFVKESHELPQPSGRNRQRTFAERRMSTS from the exons ATGAACCGCTGGTCGGTCATCCAATCCCGCGTTAACAAATACTCTGATTGTGTGTGCGCAATAGAGAGGAATCGGACCAGCCGCTATAATGTTGAAGAATCG ataGGGGCTGCAAACCAGTCGTATTATAATTCAGAAGGCCACCACTTTAAGTGGGATGGTTGTTGGTTACTCCTCAAAGACTCCCCAAAGTGGCTTAACTACAGAGGGAAACAAGTATcgaaaaaacagaaaactgcACACACGAACGTAGAAGGTTTCAATGTGGATCTTCATCAAACAATAGATTCCTCTACTCCAGCGACTACACCAAGTTCGAATGCAGGATCAGGAAGCCTCGACGATGAGAATTCACCATTTGTCAAAGAATCACATGAACTACCACAACCCTCTGGACGAAACCGGCAGAGAACATTCGCCGAAAGAAGAATGTCAACGAGTTAG
- the LOC131318374 gene encoding uncharacterized protein LOC131318374, producing the protein MCCNKILAYLESPIRFFSQDDVFEIMNINVIWGNNSCNSCCVDLTNTCFDASLYRDDGMHFVEIEAGDEIQMAFKARVDCVRDELFGEEEYSEALKMKWRNNISNFLLTIRLNIIWTLGHERLKTGAYVANLSTPNAQVGADGVK; encoded by the exons ATGTGTTGCAACAAGATTTTGGCTTATTTGGAGAGTCCTATCAGATTTTTTTCTCAG gacGATGTTTTTGAGATAATGAATATAAATGTTATCTGGGGCAATAATTCCTGCAATAGTTGTTGTGTTGATCTCACAAACACATGCTTTGATGCTTCTCTCTATCGTGATGATGGGATGCACTTTGTGGAGATTGAAGCTGGAGATGAGATCCAAATGGCATTTAAAGCTCGTGTGGATTGTGTAAGGGATGAATTGTTCGGTGAGGAGGAATATTCAGAAgctttgaaaatgaaatggagGAACAATATCTCGAATTTCCTGCTGACTATAAGGCTGAACATAATTTGGACTTTGGGCCACGAGCGGTTGAAAACTGGTGCTTATGTGGCCAACCTATCTACCCCAAATGCGCAAGTGGGTGCAGATGGTGTAAAATGA